The Fluviispira vulneris sequence TAGGTGATAAAGTTAAAAAGGGACAAATTATTGCTATACTTGACGATAGAAGTCCTCTCTTACAAAAAAAGCTGCAACAACAAAATTTGCAATTAGCTAAGGTAAAATTTGAGCAAGCAAAAAGAGAATTGGAAAGAACGACAGAATTAATTAAGAAAAATGCTACAACCCCCTATGCTTTGGAACAAGCTCAAGATATTTTTGCATCTTCACAAATTCAGCTTTCGCAAGCAGAAACGAATTTAACTATTGCTGAAAAAGCTTATAATGACACACGTCTCGTAGCGCCGTATGATGGAAAAATTTCTGGAAAATTTAAAGATATTGGTGAATTTGTTTCAGAAGGAGTTGCTGTCTTTAGTGCATTTGAAGATAAAGATGTTGAAATATCATTATTAATTAATGAAGCACAATTTTCAAAAGTTAAAATTGGTATGAATATTGATATTAATGTCCCTTCGATAGATGCAAGTACTAAATTAAAAATAACTAAAATTGTCGATTTGATTTCGAAAGAAACAAGAATGTTTGAAGTACGTGGAAAGGTAATGACAAGCGATATTAACCTTGTACCTGGGCAATTTGTAGAGGCGGAATTTTAATGTTTTTATCTAATTTATCAATAAAAAGACCAGTATTTGCTACGATTTTGAATCTATTATTTATTGTTTTTGGATTATTTTCTCTAATGAAACTGCCTGTAGAAAATAATCCCAACGTTGATTTTCCCATCATCATTGTAAGTTCAGTGTGGCCAGGTGCTGATGCGACTTTAGTTGAAGAAAAACTTTTAAAAGTCATGGAACAGAATTTAAATGGAATTGAAGGACTTGACAGCATAATGGGTACAGCTTCCCCAAATTCTGCACTTGTTGTTTTGCAATTTAAGTTGGGGGTTGAAACCTCTACCGCAATGCAAAATGTTCTGAATCAAGTCGCTATTATTCAAGGGGATCCAAGTTATCCTAGCTCATCTGGAGCCCGCGCTCCACAGATAAGAAGAATACAAATAGGGGAAATGCCGATCGCAACATTGGTTCTGCAAAGTGATGGTAAATATCCATTTGGGGCTTTGTCGACTTTAGCAAATGAAAAATTAGTAACGAGTTTCCAGCAAATTAATGGTATAGGACAGGTCAATGTAATTGGGGATAGAGAAAGAGAAATTCAAGTTCTTCTTAATAAATCTAAATTGCAAAGCATTGGTTTGAGTCCAACCCTCGTTGCAAATTCAATACAAAGTCAAATAATGGAAATGCAAGGTGGTTCTCTAGAAACAAATTCTAATCAAATTCAGATTAAAACCACAGGAGTTCCCTACTCCGTTGAACAAAT is a genomic window containing:
- a CDS encoding efflux RND transporter periplasmic adaptor subunit, with the protein product MKKKLIQYFIVSLSMLYLISCNSKNKSDKAQLPPSGTMPQVNLESNSYSVEKSIKTNNENIKADESKELVLNKSEIINENDNKKVDESIKNVSLHKDQSDLGFRVNGNVLSLKQGNLSFQTRGFISQQYVNVGDKVKKGQIIAILDDRSPLLQKKLQQQNLQLAKVKFEQAKRELERTTELIKKNATTPYALEQAQDIFASSQIQLSQAETNLTIAEKAYNDTRLVAPYDGKISGKFKDIGEFVSEGVAVFSAFEDKDVEISLLINEAQFSKVKIGMNIDINVPSIDASTKLKITKIVDLISKETRMFEVRGKVMTSDINLVPGQFVEAEF